A window from Carassius carassius chromosome 40, fCarCar2.1, whole genome shotgun sequence encodes these proteins:
- the LOC132122144 gene encoding forkhead box protein J1-B-like: MPVLMSPEIANRFKERWMMLHPEDQDNISGSVHFDDSLTSLHWLQNFSILSANPERTPSSGCHPQHLFYHKNQLGGTDSPSSPPAGDTAAAGMPQTPGNPTTSCSSLENSFAHQQAGHYITAQTNASEELDYKTNRHVKPPYSYATLICMAMQASNKTKITLSAIYSWITENFCYYRYAEPSWQNSIRHNLSLNKCFMKVPRQKDEPGKGGFWQIDPQYADMFVNGVFKRRRMPATNFNTQRQSKMLSSPSSSYGSQCNQTGQQMGIGHFQGHIPGNKRKQVFPKRGSKLARVSKSPLLTTDIKTSDILRGDFDLASVFDDVLSGNDSTFEDLDINTALSSLGCEMELSSQNQHGPGYSNEDEQACAYLEANGMMGYNKEDFHQQHHQQVQVHPQYYEGMFTEHVHQHQHPWEIKEEVQAIPLTLDHAYGLCEGFFSEMQLWERAE; this comes from the exons ATGCCAGTGTTAATGAGTCCAGAGATTGCGAATAGATTCAAAGAGAGATGGATGATGCTTCATCCGGAGGATCAGGACAATATCAGCGGCTCTGTTCACTTTGACGACAGTCTCACCAGCCTGCACTGGCTGCAgaacttctccatcctcagtgcaaaTCCTGAGCGGACTCCCAGCTCCGGCTGCCATCCCCAACACCTCTTCTACCACAAAAACCAGCTGGGAGGCACCGACTCACCCTCCAGCCCACCTGCTGGAGATACCGCCGCCGCAGGGATGCCACAAACACCTGGGAATCCCACAACGTCCTGCAGCAGTTTGGAGAATTCATTCGCGCACCAGCAAGCGGGACACTACATAACGGCGCAAACAAATGCATCTGAGGAATTAGACTATAAAACAAACCGCCATGTGAAGCCACCCTATTCATATGCCACTCTGATTTGCATGGCAATGCAAGCTAGCAACAAAACCAAAATCACTCTGTCAGCCATATACAGCTGGATCACGGAAAATTTCTGCTACTACAGATACGCGGAGCCTAGTTGGCAG AATTCAATCCGCCATAACTTGTCCCTGAACAAGTGCTTCATGAAAGTGCCCAGGCAGAAAGACGAACCAGGAAAAGGAGGCTTTTGGCAAATCGACCCGCAGTACGCTGACATGTTTGTCAATGGCGTTTTCAAACGGCGGCGAATGCCTGCCACAAACTTCAATACCCAAAGACAGAGCAAGATGTTATCCTCTCCCAGCTCCTCGTACGGCTCTCAGTGCAACCAGACCGGCCAACAAATGGGAATCGGCCACTTCCAAGGACACATCCCAGGAAACAAACGCAAGCAAGTCTTCCCCAAACGAGGCAGCAAGCTGGCCAGAGTCTCCAAGAGCCCTCTGTTAACCACCGACATCAAAACTTCAGACATACTGAGAGGAGATTTTGACCTGGCGTCTGTTTTTGACGATGTGCTGAGTGGGAATGACAGCACGTTTGAGGATTTGGATATCAACACAGCACTGAGCTCGTTGGGATGCGAGATGGAGCTATCTTCACAGAACCAGCACGGGCCTGGCTACAGCAATGAGGACGAACAGGCTTGTGCTTACCTCGAGGCGAACGGCATGATGGGATACAACAAGGAGGACTTTCaccaacagcaccaccagcaggtACAGGTCCACCCGCAATATTATGAGGGAATGTTCACAGAGCATGTTCACCAGCATCAGCACCCTTGGGAGATTAAAGAGGAAGTCCAAGCCATCCCACTTACCTTGGATCATGCCTATGGGCTTTGTGAGGGATTCTTCTCTGAGATGCAACTCTGGGAAAGAGCAGAGTGA
- the LOC132122145 gene encoding probable E3 ubiquitin-protein ligase MGRN1 isoform X1, translated as MGSILSRRIAGVEDIDIQANSAYRYPPKSGNYFTSHFFMGGEKFDTPHPEGYLFGENMDLNFLGNRPVQFPYVTPAPNEPVKTLRSLVNIRKDTLRLVRYKDDSDSTLEDTGDPRILYSIEFCFDTDARVAITLYCQAFEEFANGMAIYSPKSPSMVSETVHYKRGINQQFSLPSFKIDFTKWKPEELNFDLDKGVFPLVVQAIVDDGDDVTGHAHVLLAAFERHVDGSFSVKPLKQKQIVDRVSYLLQEIYGIENRNNQETKSTEDENSDNSSECVVCLSDLRDTLILPCRHLCLCNACADTLRYQANNCPICRLPFRALLQIRAVRKKTAATLSPVSFSPVLSQSSDHTEHSNADNIPPGYEPISLLEALNGVQPVSPSIPSAPLYEEIQFSGEMGDPLTGRQQNTDTTSMKGKASKSPDGSTRSPSSPIQEEEDEERMSELSDAQPQSVLPCSLSPTEATVEGVSTKPGFPNSGSESRSLGVSVSEILQDCHSERSSLSRTESDPSADLALPGSSESIESLKSQSTSSSSQPLLCLSSSLRMEDERLPS; from the exons ATGGGTTCAATACTGAGCAGGAGGATTGCTGGAGTTGAAGACATTGATATTCAAGCCAATTCGGCGTACAGATATCCTCCCAAATCAG GAAATTATTTCACTAGCCATTTTTTCATGGGAGGGGAAAAGTTTGACACACCCCATCCAGAGGGATATCTTTTTGGAGAAAATATGGATTTGAATTTCTTAGGCAACAGACCTGTGCAG TTTCCCTACGTGACCCCAGCACCAAATGAGCCTGTGAAGACGCTGAGGAGTTTGGTGAACATCAGGAAGGATACTTTACGACTTGTCAG GTATAAGGATGATTCTGACAGCACACTGGAGGATACAGGAGATCCCAGGATTCTGTACAGTATTGAATTCTGCTTTGATACTGATGCCAGAGTGGCTATTACATTATACTGTCAGGCCTTTGAGGAGTTTGCCAATGGGATGGCAAT ataCAGCCCCAAGAGCCCTTCAATGGTGTCTGAGACGGTCCATTATAAGAGAGGGATAAATCAGCAATTTTCTCTGCCATCCTTCAAGATCGATTTCACCAAATGGAAACCAGAAGAG cTGAATTTTGATCTGGACAAAGGCGTTTTCCCTTTGGTGGTCCAAGCAATAGTGGATGATGGAGATG ACGTCACCGGGCATGCGCATGTTCTCTTGGCAGCTTTTGAAAGG CACGTTGATGGCAGTTTCTCAGTGAAACCTTTGAAACAGAAGCAAATT GTGGACCGTGTGAGCTATCTGCTGCAGGAGATTTACGGCATTGAAAACCGGAACAATCAGGAGACAAAG TCCACAGAGGATGAGAACAGTGACAACAGCAGCGAGTGTGTGGTTTGTTTATCAGACCTGCGTGACACACTCATTCTCCCTTGCAGGCACCTGTGTCTGTGCAATGCCTGTGCTGATACACTGCGTTACCAGGCCAACAACTGCCCTATATGCAGACTGC CATTCAGAGCCCTGCTCCAGATTCGAGCCGTGAGGAAGAAAACAGCTGCCACTCTCTCACCAGTTTCCTTTAGCCCAGTGCTTTCCCAGAGCTCTGACCATACTGAGCATTCG AATGCCGACAACATCCCTCCTGGTTATGAGCCCATCTCACTGCTGGAAGCCCTGAATGGGGTGCAACCAGTGTCCCCTTCAATCCCATCAGCACCTCTCTATGAGGAGATCCAGTTTTCTGGGGAGATGGGGGATCCCCTGACTGGACGGCAGCAGAACACAGATACCACATCAATGAAGGGCAAAGCTAGCAAGTCTCCAGATGG GTCTACACGTTCTCCATCATCCCCAATACAGGAGGAAGAAGATGAGGAGAGGATGTCGGAGCTCTCTGATGCCCAGCCTCAGTCTGTTCTGCCCTGTAGTCTCAGTCCCACTGAG GCCACAGTAGAGGGTGTGTCCACCAAACCTGGCTTCCCAAATTCAG GTTCGGAGAGCAGATCTCTGGGTGTGTCTGTGAGTGAAATCCTACAGGACTGCCACAGCGAGCGCAGCAGCCTGAGCCGGACAGAAAGTGACCCCTCGGCAGACCTGGCCCTGCCTG GTTCATCGGAGTCCATAGAAAGCCTGAAGAGTCAGAGCACCAGCAGCTCCAGTCAGCCCCTGCTCTGCCTCTCCAGCAGCCTGCGCATGGAAGATGAGCGGCTCCCTTCATAA
- the LOC132122145 gene encoding probable E3 ubiquitin-protein ligase MGRN1 isoform X2 — MGSILSRRIAGVEDIDIQANSAYRYPPKSGNYFTSHFFMGGEKFDTPHPEGYLFGENMDLNFLGNRPVQFPYVTPAPNEPVKTLRSLVNIRKDTLRLVRYKDDSDSTLEDTGDPRILYSIEFCFDTDARVAITLYCQAFEEFANGMAIYSPKSPSMVSETVHYKRGINQQFSLPSFKIDFTKWKPEELNFDLDKGVFPLVVQAIVDDGDDVTGHAHVLLAAFERHVDGSFSVKPLKQKQIVDRVSYLLQEIYGIENRNNQETKSTEDENSDNSSECVVCLSDLRDTLILPCRHLCLCNACADTLRYQANNCPICRLPFRALLQIRAVRKKTAATLSPVSFSPVLSQSSDHTEHSNADNIPPGYEPISLLEALNGVQPVSPSIPSAPLYEEIQFSGEMGDPLTGRQQNTDTTSMKGKASKSPDGSTRSPSSPIQEEEDEERMSELSDAQPQSVLPCSLSPTEATVEGVSTKPGFPNSGSESRSLGVSVSEILQDCHSERSSLSRTESDPSADLALPASESWSTAVEEC, encoded by the exons ATGGGTTCAATACTGAGCAGGAGGATTGCTGGAGTTGAAGACATTGATATTCAAGCCAATTCGGCGTACAGATATCCTCCCAAATCAG GAAATTATTTCACTAGCCATTTTTTCATGGGAGGGGAAAAGTTTGACACACCCCATCCAGAGGGATATCTTTTTGGAGAAAATATGGATTTGAATTTCTTAGGCAACAGACCTGTGCAG TTTCCCTACGTGACCCCAGCACCAAATGAGCCTGTGAAGACGCTGAGGAGTTTGGTGAACATCAGGAAGGATACTTTACGACTTGTCAG GTATAAGGATGATTCTGACAGCACACTGGAGGATACAGGAGATCCCAGGATTCTGTACAGTATTGAATTCTGCTTTGATACTGATGCCAGAGTGGCTATTACATTATACTGTCAGGCCTTTGAGGAGTTTGCCAATGGGATGGCAAT ataCAGCCCCAAGAGCCCTTCAATGGTGTCTGAGACGGTCCATTATAAGAGAGGGATAAATCAGCAATTTTCTCTGCCATCCTTCAAGATCGATTTCACCAAATGGAAACCAGAAGAG cTGAATTTTGATCTGGACAAAGGCGTTTTCCCTTTGGTGGTCCAAGCAATAGTGGATGATGGAGATG ACGTCACCGGGCATGCGCATGTTCTCTTGGCAGCTTTTGAAAGG CACGTTGATGGCAGTTTCTCAGTGAAACCTTTGAAACAGAAGCAAATT GTGGACCGTGTGAGCTATCTGCTGCAGGAGATTTACGGCATTGAAAACCGGAACAATCAGGAGACAAAG TCCACAGAGGATGAGAACAGTGACAACAGCAGCGAGTGTGTGGTTTGTTTATCAGACCTGCGTGACACACTCATTCTCCCTTGCAGGCACCTGTGTCTGTGCAATGCCTGTGCTGATACACTGCGTTACCAGGCCAACAACTGCCCTATATGCAGACTGC CATTCAGAGCCCTGCTCCAGATTCGAGCCGTGAGGAAGAAAACAGCTGCCACTCTCTCACCAGTTTCCTTTAGCCCAGTGCTTTCCCAGAGCTCTGACCATACTGAGCATTCG AATGCCGACAACATCCCTCCTGGTTATGAGCCCATCTCACTGCTGGAAGCCCTGAATGGGGTGCAACCAGTGTCCCCTTCAATCCCATCAGCACCTCTCTATGAGGAGATCCAGTTTTCTGGGGAGATGGGGGATCCCCTGACTGGACGGCAGCAGAACACAGATACCACATCAATGAAGGGCAAAGCTAGCAAGTCTCCAGATGG GTCTACACGTTCTCCATCATCCCCAATACAGGAGGAAGAAGATGAGGAGAGGATGTCGGAGCTCTCTGATGCCCAGCCTCAGTCTGTTCTGCCCTGTAGTCTCAGTCCCACTGAG GCCACAGTAGAGGGTGTGTCCACCAAACCTGGCTTCCCAAATTCAG GTTCGGAGAGCAGATCTCTGGGTGTGTCTGTGAGTGAAATCCTACAGGACTGCCACAGCGAGCGCAGCAGCCTGAGCCGGACAGAAAGTGACCCCTCGGCAGACCTGGCCCTGCCTG CGTCTGAGTCATGGTCCACTGCTGTAGAGGAATGTTGA
- the LOC132122147 gene encoding UBA-like domain-containing protein 1 — MDELKHQVMINQFVLTAGCAADQAKQLLQAAHWQFETALSAFFQETNIPYGHHHQMMCTPANTPATPPNFPDALTMFSRLKASESFNSSSSASMATSPPPPPVSWGMTGPVPNQQGLWTQGPSPQQAHPPPGWPSAVNQQVATEQKASVAMEAER; from the exons ATGGATGAACTCAAACATCAAGTTATGATAAACCAGTTCGTCCTGACAGCTGGATGTGCCGCAGACCAAGCGAAACAGCTTCTGCAAGCGGCACATTGGCAGTTTGAG ACAGCCCTTAGTGCCTTCTTTCAAGAGACAAATATCCCTTACGGTCACCATCATCAAATG atgtGTACTCCTGCAAACACGCCGGCAACACCACCAAACTTCCCAGACGCCCTCACCATGTTCTCGCGCCTCAAAGCCTCGGAAAGcttcaacagcagcagcagtgccAGCATGGCCACCTCGCCCCCTCCACCTCCAGTCAGCTGGGGCATGACCGGACCCGTGCCCAACCAGCAGGGCTTATGGACTCAAGGGCCTTCCCCCCAACAAGCCCACCCGCCCCCAGGCTGGCCCTCGGCTGTCAACCAGCAAGTGGCAACTGAACAGAAGGCCAGCGTCGCCATGGAGGCCGAGAGATGA